Proteins from a single region of Hymenobacter aquaticus:
- a CDS encoding YihY/virulence factor BrkB family protein, protein MRLPVRRYHLPDVRRRRSYRKFIVWLKQLRIAHGRASVYDVVDRMIQELKLDSISKRASYMAFNLTVALFPTIIFLFTLIPYIPVPNLNVDILQFLGDLIPREMYVAVSGTIEDIVNIPHGGLLSFGFAAALVLSSNGIMALLDAFEKKYPSFKRRTYLRKRVIATLLTVVLSSVLLLAIAGIFFGTYIIDALVFHEIVPEQFTSQLISILKYGSVVGLFLLTTCLVYYYVPPIHDKWPFLSAGAIVATLLIFLVSFLFILYVKIFDSYNHFYGSIGTLVGFMVWLDFVCMTLILGFEVNVSIDAVTGRLKSR, encoded by the coding sequence ATGCGCCTGCCCGTTCGCCGCTACCACCTGCCCGACGTGCGCCGCCGGCGTTCCTACCGCAAGTTTATCGTGTGGCTCAAGCAGTTGCGCATCGCCCACGGCCGCGCCTCGGTCTACGACGTGGTGGACCGCATGATTCAGGAGCTCAAGCTCGACAGCATCAGCAAGCGGGCCAGCTACATGGCCTTCAACCTCACGGTAGCCCTGTTCCCGACCATCATCTTCCTGTTCACGCTGATTCCCTACATTCCGGTGCCCAACCTGAACGTGGACATCCTGCAGTTTCTGGGTGATTTGATACCCCGGGAAATGTACGTGGCCGTGTCGGGCACCATCGAAGACATCGTGAACATTCCGCACGGGGGCCTGCTTTCCTTCGGTTTTGCCGCTGCCCTGGTGCTCAGCTCCAACGGCATCATGGCCCTGCTCGACGCCTTCGAGAAGAAGTACCCGTCGTTCAAGCGCCGCACTTACCTGCGCAAGCGCGTCATTGCCACGCTGCTCACGGTAGTGCTGTCGTCGGTGCTGCTGCTGGCCATTGCCGGTATCTTCTTCGGCACCTACATCATCGACGCGCTGGTGTTCCACGAAATCGTGCCCGAGCAGTTTACCAGCCAGCTGATTTCCATCCTGAAATACGGCTCCGTGGTCGGCCTTTTCCTGCTCACTACCTGCCTGGTGTATTACTACGTGCCGCCCATTCACGACAAGTGGCCGTTTCTCTCGGCCGGAGCCATCGTCGCCACCCTGTTAATTTTCCTGGTGTCGTTCCTGTTTATTCTCTACGTCAAGATTTTCGACAGCTACAACCACTTCTACGGCTCCATCGGCACGCTCGTGGGCTTCATGGTGTGGCTCGACTTCGTGTGCATGACGCTGATTCTGGGCTTCGAGGTAAACGTCAGCATCGACGCTGTGACGGGGCGGCTGAAAAGCCGGTAA
- a CDS encoding acyl-CoA thioesterase, protein MYTSDTQIRVRYAETDQMGYVYHGNYAAYFEVARTEAFRQLGIRYKDLEADGVGMPVGEIRTRFRRPARYDDLLTVRLLLKQPAEGSRVLFEYEIYNEARELLTEGHTLMVFVSTSTGRPVPIPAEIQHKLAPYFSEDELTGPITPAAQKLPAEAPAAAAFIPSKPAKPTE, encoded by the coding sequence ATGTATACTTCCGACACCCAAATCCGCGTGCGCTACGCCGAAACCGACCAGATGGGCTACGTCTACCACGGCAACTACGCGGCCTATTTCGAAGTGGCCCGCACCGAGGCGTTCCGGCAGCTGGGCATCCGCTACAAGGATCTGGAGGCCGACGGCGTGGGCATGCCGGTGGGGGAGATCCGCACCCGGTTCCGGCGCCCGGCCCGCTACGACGATTTGCTCACGGTGCGCCTGCTGCTCAAGCAGCCCGCCGAAGGCTCCCGGGTGCTGTTCGAGTACGAAATCTACAACGAGGCCCGGGAACTGCTCACCGAAGGCCATACGTTGATGGTATTTGTGAGCACCAGCACTGGCCGTCCCGTCCCGATTCCGGCGGAAATCCAGCACAAGCTGGCCCCATACTTTTCGGAAGACGAGCTGACCGGTCCCATTACGCCGGCGGCCCAGAAGCTGCCCGCCGAAGCCCCGGCCGCCGCCGCTTTCATTCCCAGCAAACCTGCCAAACCTACTGAGTAG
- the mltG gene encoding endolytic transglycosylase MltG, whose translation MTKPRIDYRANALRRRNRFAYTVGVLGIIFITFFYYFYQVFFTPNVETKGQPTYVLVRRGQTSKAVLDSIDKTGVIVDKLSLHFVARLMKYDKLVKPGRYELKDGYTNRQLISDLRAGRQSPLKLTFQNIRLRDELAQKLSTAIEARPHQFDSLLSSPAYTKSLGFDTTSIIGMFIPNTYELYWNSSADNLMQRMKKEYEKFWTPARDAKRKKLGLTREQVSTLASIVEAEQQQHADERPRVAGVYLNRLKRNMKLQADPTVVYANQDFTIKRVLNVHLQKDSPYNTYKYAGLPPGPINLPSIASIDAVLNPEEHDYLYFCAKEDFSGYHAFATNEAGHLVNARRYQAALSRAGIMK comes from the coding sequence ATGACCAAACCCCGCATTGATTACCGAGCCAACGCTCTTCGCCGTCGGAACCGCTTCGCCTACACGGTGGGGGTGCTGGGCATCATCTTTATTACGTTTTTCTACTACTTCTACCAGGTTTTCTTCACGCCCAACGTGGAAACCAAGGGCCAGCCGACCTACGTGCTGGTGCGCCGCGGCCAGACCAGCAAGGCCGTGCTCGACTCCATCGACAAGACCGGCGTTATCGTCGATAAGTTGTCCTTGCACTTCGTGGCCCGGCTCATGAAGTATGACAAGCTGGTGAAGCCCGGCCGCTACGAGCTAAAGGACGGCTACACCAACCGCCAGCTGATTTCCGATTTGCGGGCCGGCCGCCAGTCGCCGCTCAAGCTCACCTTCCAGAACATCCGCCTGCGCGACGAGCTGGCCCAGAAGCTGAGCACCGCCATTGAGGCCCGGCCCCACCAGTTCGACTCGCTCCTGAGCAGCCCAGCCTACACCAAAAGCCTGGGCTTCGACACGACCAGTATCATCGGCATGTTTATCCCGAACACCTACGAGCTGTACTGGAACTCCTCGGCCGACAACCTCATGCAGCGCATGAAAAAGGAGTACGAGAAGTTCTGGACGCCCGCCCGCGACGCCAAGCGCAAAAAGCTGGGCCTCACCCGCGAGCAGGTCAGTACCCTGGCCAGCATCGTGGAAGCCGAGCAGCAGCAGCACGCCGACGAGCGGCCCCGGGTGGCGGGCGTGTACCTCAACCGCCTCAAGCGCAACATGAAGCTGCAGGCCGACCCCACCGTAGTCTACGCCAACCAGGACTTCACCATCAAGCGCGTGCTGAACGTGCACCTGCAGAAAGATTCGCCCTACAACACGTACAAATACGCCGGCCTGCCGCCCGGCCCCATCAACCTGCCCAGCATTGCCAGCATCGACGCGGTGTTGAACCCCGAGGAGCACGACTACCTGTATTTCTGCGCCAAGGAAGACTTCAGCGGCTACCACGCCTTTGCCACCAACGAGGCCGGCCACCTCGTAAATGCCCGCCGCTACCAGGCCGCCCTGAGCCGGGCCGGAATTATGAAATAA